One segment of Anomalospiza imberbis isolate Cuckoo-Finch-1a 21T00152 chromosome 2, ASM3175350v1, whole genome shotgun sequence DNA contains the following:
- the LOC137466440 gene encoding apovitellenin-1-like has product MLQSRALVIALILLLSTTLPEVQSKSIFEKDRRELLAIPETIASYVYEAVNKVSPKVSQFLLDTVQSPTVIAARQRIAKEATKVSIMFEQLVEKIKNLWYTRVLGY; this is encoded by the exons ATGCTGCAGTCCAGGGCATTGGTGATAGCTCTGATTCTGCTCCTTAGCACCACTCTCCCTG AAGTGCAGTCAAAGTCCATCTTTGAGAAAGACCGTCGTGAGTTGCTGGCCATCCCTGAGACTATTGCATCTTACGTCTATGAAGCTGTGAACAAGGTGTCCCCTAAAGTCAGTCAGTTCTTGTTGGATACTGTCCAGAGTCCAACAGTTATTGCGGCCAG ACAGAGAATCGCCAAAGAAGCAACTAAAGTCAGTATAATGTTTGAACAGCTGgttgaaaaaataaagaaccTGTGGTACACAAGAGTCCTAGGCTATTAG